In a genomic window of Wyeomyia smithii strain HCP4-BCI-WySm-NY-G18 chromosome 1, ASM2978416v1, whole genome shotgun sequence:
- the LOC129734096 gene encoding uncharacterized protein LOC129734096 — protein MTLRENTSETAHRKYSVSQSGKYKSRPKIRPALSGDLFRPDLSAELTAKTNTIDLNERNREGSVGETCGRDSGTAGNQMQQKQGRQSVPGEVIETAL, from the exons ATGACACTCCGGGAGAACACCTCCGAAACGGCCCACCGGAAGTATTCGGTTTCCCAATCGGGCAAGTATAAATCGCGACCGAAAATTCGACCCGCTCTCAGTGGTGATTTGTTCCGACCGGATTTGAGCGCCGAATTGACAGCGAAAACC AATACTATCGATCTCAATGAACGTAACCGGGAAGGATCGGTTGGTGAAACCTGTGGCAGGGATAGTGGAACAGCCGGGAACCAAATGCAGCAAAAGCAGGGACGACAGTCCGTGCCGGGAGAGGTGATCGAGACGGCCTTATGA